Proteins encoded together in one Anaerotignum propionicum DSM 1682 window:
- a CDS encoding RBBP9/YdeN family alpha/beta hydrolase yields MHKSPIYLTHGFTASSKANWFPWLKEQMKKKGVEVIVPDMPNTEDPHLVPWIEKLEENVCEINEDTVFIGHSLGCITTLRFILKKGLKIKGAILVSGFMDENPMEVQKEGLIEFVDGEIDVDKVKCLIPHRVMLTAVDDDIVPMEATKKMAEKLDIRLIVLDKGGHFIDRDGFTEFPQVLELLEELIQCEK; encoded by the coding sequence ATGCACAAGTCACCTATTTATTTGACACATGGGTTTACTGCCTCCAGCAAGGCAAATTGGTTTCCTTGGTTGAAGGAGCAAATGAAGAAGAAGGGCGTTGAAGTAATTGTTCCTGATATGCCAAATACAGAAGATCCTCACCTTGTGCCTTGGATAGAAAAATTAGAAGAGAATGTATGTGAAATCAATGAAGATACTGTTTTTATTGGACACAGTCTTGGTTGCATTACGACGTTACGATTTATATTGAAAAAGGGACTTAAAATAAAAGGTGCTATTCTAGTTTCCGGATTTATGGACGAAAATCCCATGGAAGTACAAAAGGAGGGATTGATTGAATTTGTGGATGGGGAAATTGATGTAGACAAGGTGAAATGCCTTATTCCACACAGAGTAATGCTAACGGCGGTAGATGATGACATTGTGCCAATGGAGGCAACGAAAAAAATGGCAGAGAAGCTAGATATAAGGCTGATTGTTCTTGATAAAGGCGGTCATTTTATAGATCGTGATGGATTTACTGAATTTCCTCAGGTTTTGGAGTTGTTGGAGGAACTTATTCAATGTGAAAAGTAG
- the pyrF gene encoding orotidine-5'-phosphate decarboxylase, which translates to MSKDVIIACDFNSKADLIAFLEHFKEERPFLKIGMELFYAEGPAIVKEIKARGHKIFLDLKLHDIPNTVKKAISVLSDLDVDLCNVHASGTIAMMESALEGFTKKDGTRGLLIAVTQLTSTSEERMQADLLIDKSLEETVLHYAKNTKKAGLDGIVCSPWEANKVKEVCGENFLTITPGVRFADGDAGDQVRIATPERARELGSDYIVVGRPITQATDPVAAYRRCLTEFLGGNA; encoded by the coding sequence ATGAGTAAAGATGTAATCATTGCTTGCGATTTTAACAGCAAAGCCGACCTCATAGCCTTTCTGGAACATTTCAAGGAAGAAAGACCTTTTTTGAAAATCGGAATGGAGCTATTCTATGCAGAAGGCCCCGCAATCGTAAAAGAGATTAAAGCAAGAGGCCATAAAATCTTCTTAGACTTAAAGCTTCATGATATCCCCAATACTGTGAAAAAAGCAATCTCTGTTTTGTCAGATTTGGATGTGGATTTGTGCAACGTTCATGCCTCAGGCACCATTGCCATGATGGAGTCAGCTCTGGAAGGTTTCACTAAAAAAGATGGCACCCGTGGTCTATTAATCGCTGTAACCCAGCTCACCTCCACCAGTGAGGAAAGAATGCAAGCTGACCTTTTAATTGACAAAAGCCTTGAAGAAACCGTATTACATTACGCCAAAAATACAAAAAAAGCAGGCTTGGATGGTATCGTTTGCTCTCCTTGGGAAGCAAATAAAGTAAAGGAGGTTTGCGGCGAGAATTTCCTAACCATTACTCCCGGTGTACGCTTTGCCGATGGGGACGCAGGGGATCAAGTGCGTATTGCAACCCCTGAACGTGCAAGGGAATTAGGCTCCGACTATATCGTCGTAGGCCGCCCCATTACCCAAGCCACCGATCCTGTTGCCGCATATAGAAGATGCTTAACCGAATTTTTAGGAGGAAATGCGTGA
- a CDS encoding AI-2E family transporter — protein sequence MRLPWNKKYLVISFHVIFTVGILVILGMLLFQLSEAKNVVIQTARGILAVFAPLLWAIFFSVLFEPLTHFLQRQYENRLTAIQRSKIKNRKVGTGAAYIIIFIVLFLGGRWAAKGLGAADLEGLAEQLSAFVRKIGDYLVLVNLKLAELGILQNVEGILSAWTENATLWIQEQIMGITAYIPQIGNSLIDITIGLTVAFYFLMEKEMILNYLKEFSLLLFGEKVTRRIRRASLEVNNVIIGYLGGQMTDAVIMAILFSISFTIVGLPYGVVLGLISGFSNLIPYFGAFIAFILAIMAGLLSGESIRALYASILILILQQIDSVYIVPKVVGKKVEMHPVLVLLSLAIFGRLFGFWGLLVAVPLGALINNFIIWFIKKKQGSLDVW from the coding sequence ATGCGGCTGCCTTGGAACAAAAAGTATTTGGTCATCTCCTTTCATGTAATTTTTACGGTTGGTATTTTAGTTATATTGGGGATGCTTTTGTTTCAGCTTTCCGAGGCGAAAAATGTCGTAATACAGACGGCGAGGGGAATCCTCGCCGTTTTTGCTCCCCTTTTGTGGGCGATTTTCTTCTCGGTATTATTTGAACCCCTTACTCACTTCTTGCAAAGGCAGTATGAAAATCGTTTGACAGCAATACAACGGAGTAAAATCAAGAACAGAAAGGTAGGAACGGGAGCGGCCTATATTATTATATTTATTGTATTATTTTTAGGAGGCAGATGGGCTGCAAAAGGCTTAGGAGCAGCAGATTTAGAAGGCTTAGCAGAGCAGCTATCTGCTTTTGTCAGAAAAATTGGGGATTATTTGGTACTGGTAAATTTAAAGCTGGCGGAACTAGGCATTTTGCAAAATGTGGAAGGAATTTTATCGGCTTGGACAGAGAATGCCACTCTTTGGATACAGGAACAAATCATGGGAATAACTGCATATATTCCACAAATCGGTAACAGTTTGATTGATATTACCATAGGGCTTACGGTGGCTTTTTATTTTCTTATGGAGAAGGAAATGATATTAAACTATTTAAAGGAATTTTCTTTGCTATTATTTGGAGAAAAAGTAACAAGACGGATTCGCAGGGCTTCTTTGGAAGTCAATAATGTAATAATAGGGTATTTAGGGGGACAGATGACAGATGCGGTAATCATGGCGATTTTGTTTTCCATTTCCTTTACAATAGTAGGCCTGCCTTATGGGGTTGTGTTGGGGCTGATTTCGGGGTTTTCAAACTTAATACCTTATTTTGGGGCATTTATAGCTTTTATTTTAGCCATAATGGCGGGGCTATTGAGTGGAGAATCTATCCGCGCATTATATGCTTCCATACTAATTTTAATTTTACAGCAAATTGATAGTGTATATATTGTTCCCAAGGTTGTAGGGAAAAAAGTTGAAATGCATCCCGTATTAGTTTTATTGTCACTGGCTATATTTGGAAGACTATTTGGATTTTGGGGACTGTTGGTTGCTGTACCATTGGGAGCTTTAATCAACAATTTTATAATTTGGTTTATAAAGAAAAAACAAGGGAGTCTGGATGTTTGGTGA
- a CDS encoding dihydroorotate dehydrogenase electron transfer subunit, whose product MNQSHFKIVKNEPLTSTVYRMVLEGDTSAITRAGQFINIKIEGLFLRRPISVCDYDDSSITILYKTVGKGTNIMKDLTPSTQLDILTGLGNGYDTTKSGNHPLLIGGGVGVPPMYRLAKNLLDEGKTPVVILGFNTKDEAFYMEEFKQLGIEVLVATADGTLGTKGFVTDIVKSLTAYTYFYTCGPEPMLKALSACTNTSGQLSFEERMGCGFGACMGCSCQTKYGNKRICKEGPVLEKEEIIW is encoded by the coding sequence TTGAATCAGTCTCACTTTAAAATAGTAAAAAATGAGCCCCTTACAAGCACTGTGTACCGCATGGTGCTTGAGGGGGATACCTCTGCTATAACAAGAGCAGGGCAATTTATCAATATAAAAATAGAAGGTCTATTTTTGCGCCGTCCTATTTCTGTCTGTGATTATGACGATAGTTCAATTACAATTTTATATAAAACTGTAGGTAAGGGTACAAATATCATGAAAGACTTGACGCCCTCTACCCAATTAGACATTCTTACGGGTCTGGGAAATGGCTATGATACCACAAAAAGTGGAAACCACCCCTTGCTTATCGGCGGTGGCGTTGGCGTTCCCCCCATGTACCGCCTGGCAAAAAATCTCCTTGATGAAGGAAAAACACCTGTCGTTATTTTGGGCTTTAATACAAAGGATGAAGCCTTTTATATGGAAGAATTTAAACAACTTGGCATAGAAGTCCTTGTTGCCACAGCAGATGGAACCCTTGGCACAAAAGGCTTTGTTACCGATATTGTAAAGAGTCTGACTGCGTATACTTATTTTTATACCTGTGGCCCTGAACCAATGCTGAAAGCCCTTTCAGCATGTACCAACACCAGTGGACAGCTAAGCTTCGAGGAAAGAATGGGCTGTGGTTTCGGTGCTTGTATGGGTTGCTCCTGCCAAACAAAGTATGGTAATAAACGTATTTGCAAAGAAGGACCTGTTTTGGAAAAGGAGGAAATCATATGGTAA
- a CDS encoding C-GCAxxG-C-C family protein: MKERAMALCVQGENCSRAILRAASETYGFPLSEELLMSCNAISAGFGVGGICSALVAAVMVLGILFPVEEAKQKSLILLCRAQGNWNCVDCCRLSARRENCNDLIGEIAEMLEEIIREE; the protein is encoded by the coding sequence ATGAAGGAGCGGGCAATGGCTCTTTGCGTTCAGGGAGAAAATTGCTCCCGTGCTATTTTAAGGGCCGCATCAGAAACATACGGGTTTCCTCTTTCTGAAGAATTATTAATGAGCTGTAATGCAATTAGTGCAGGATTTGGCGTAGGAGGCATATGCAGTGCATTGGTTGCGGCGGTCATGGTTTTGGGAATTTTATTTCCTGTAGAGGAGGCAAAGCAGAAAAGCTTGATCTTGCTGTGCAGAGCACAAGGAAACTGGAATTGCGTTGATTGCTGTAGACTTTCTGCCCGAAGAGAAAATTGTAACGATTTGATTGGAGAAATTGCAGAGATGCTAGAGGAGATTATTCGTGAAGAATAA
- a CDS encoding dihydroorotate dehydrogenase: protein MVNTKVTLSGITLDNPIIPASGTFGYGYEFAELYDINILGSFSFKGTTREPRFGNPTPRIAECTGGMINSVGLQNPGIEKVISEELPKMKKVFHKPVIANISGSSVEEYVYCAEKINAEEQVGIIEVNVSCPNVHHGGMSFGTSPQAAAAVTKAVKTVTTKSVYIKLSPNVTDIVSIAKACEEAGADGISLINTLMGMRIDLKTGKPTIANKMGGFSGSAIFPVAVRMVYQVYEAVNLPIIGMGGVSTAEDVLELMLAGATAVQVGAANLVDPFACKNIIEDLPHVMKKYGIKDLNHIIGGAHK from the coding sequence ATGGTAAACACAAAAGTTACCTTAAGCGGTATTACCTTAGATAACCCCATCATCCCTGCCAGCGGAACCTTTGGCTATGGCTATGAATTTGCAGAGCTCTATGACATCAATATATTAGGCTCCTTTTCCTTTAAAGGAACCACAAGAGAACCTCGCTTCGGAAACCCTACCCCAAGAATAGCAGAATGCACAGGTGGAATGATTAACTCCGTAGGTTTACAAAACCCAGGGATTGAAAAGGTCATTAGCGAAGAATTGCCTAAAATGAAAAAGGTTTTTCACAAGCCTGTGATTGCAAATATCAGTGGTTCTTCTGTGGAGGAATATGTATATTGCGCAGAAAAAATAAATGCAGAAGAGCAAGTAGGCATCATCGAAGTCAACGTAAGCTGTCCCAATGTACATCATGGCGGCATGAGCTTTGGAACAAGCCCCCAAGCGGCGGCGGCGGTGACAAAAGCGGTAAAAACAGTCACAACAAAGTCTGTGTATATTAAGCTGAGCCCCAATGTAACAGATATTGTTTCCATTGCAAAGGCTTGTGAGGAGGCTGGTGCTGATGGCATTAGCTTAATCAATACGCTAATGGGCATGCGCATTGACCTAAAAACAGGTAAGCCTACTATTGCCAATAAAATGGGCGGCTTTTCGGGCAGTGCTATTTTCCCTGTAGCGGTGCGTATGGTTTATCAGGTATATGAAGCAGTAAACCTGCCCATCATCGGTATGGGTGGTGTATCCACTGCTGAGGATGTATTAGAGCTAATGTTGGCAGGTGCAACGGCAGTGCAAGTCGGTGCCGCAAATTTAGTGGACCCCTTTGCTTGCAAAAATATAATTGAAGATTTACCCCATGTGATGAAAAAATACGGAATCAAAGATTTAAACCATATTATTGGAGGTGCCCATAAATGA
- a CDS encoding SoxR reducing system RseC family protein: MKGLVTQESGNMVKVHIIRQEACGHCKACFSGHIEQDMDIEAKNLCDAEVGDWVELELQDNAFLKAILISYGIPMIGFFIGLFFGYFVVSPLVSLPESLISFTLGIVGVLISFAWIKSQNSRWENGKYLPLAVRLTSEGYGQ, translated from the coding sequence ATGAAAGGATTGGTAACACAAGAAAGTGGAAATATGGTTAAGGTTCATATTATTCGCCAGGAGGCTTGTGGTCATTGTAAAGCATGTTTCTCAGGCCATATTGAACAGGATATGGATATAGAAGCGAAAAACCTTTGTGATGCAGAGGTAGGGGATTGGGTTGAACTGGAACTGCAGGACAATGCTTTTTTAAAGGCTATTTTGATTAGCTATGGCATACCTATGATTGGTTTTTTCATTGGATTATTTTTTGGTTATTTCGTAGTGAGTCCTTTGGTGTCCCTGCCTGAAAGTTTGATTTCTTTTACCTTGGGTATTGTAGGTGTTTTGATTAGCTTTGCATGGATTAAAAGCCAGAACTCCAGATGGGAAAACGGAAAATATTTGCCATTGGCAGTGCGTTTAACCTCAGAGGGTTATGGTCAGTAA
- the pyrB gene encoding aspartate carbamoyltransferase — MRSLIDIVDLSIAEIDELIATANDIIESPIKYSEKCRGKKLATLFFEPSTRTRLSFEAAMMELGGNVLGFSAASNSSAAKGESVSDTIRTVSCYADIIAMRHPKEGAPMVASLHSSVPIINAGDGGHNHPTQTLTDLLTIQREKGHFDSLTVGLCGDLKFGRTVHSLIHALSRYENIHFVLISPEELKLPEYIINDILDKKGISYTVTTSLEKVMPTLDILYMTRVQRERFFNEADYIRLKDSYILNKEKLTTAKTDLCIMHPLPRVNEISVDVDDDPRACYFKQVLYGKFIRMALILKLLEVE; from the coding sequence ATGAGAAGCTTGATTGATATTGTTGACCTTTCCATTGCAGAAATTGACGAATTAATCGCTACCGCCAATGATATAATTGAATCCCCCATAAAATATAGCGAAAAGTGCCGCGGCAAAAAACTTGCCACCCTATTTTTCGAACCTTCCACAAGAACAAGGTTAAGTTTTGAAGCGGCAATGATGGAATTGGGGGGTAATGTATTAGGTTTTTCTGCGGCAAGCAATAGCTCCGCCGCAAAAGGAGAAAGCGTTTCCGATACCATCCGAACCGTAAGCTGTTATGCAGACATCATTGCCATGCGCCATCCCAAAGAAGGCGCACCAATGGTAGCTTCCCTCCACTCTTCCGTCCCCATAATCAATGCGGGAGATGGCGGTCATAACCATCCAACCCAAACCCTTACCGACCTTTTAACCATACAACGGGAAAAAGGCCACTTTGACAGCTTAACCGTAGGGCTTTGCGGTGACTTAAAGTTCGGTAGAACTGTGCATTCTTTGATACACGCCTTGTCACGCTATGAAAATATTCACTTTGTTTTAATCTCTCCTGAGGAATTAAAATTACCTGAATATATCATTAATGATATTTTAGATAAAAAGGGAATCTCCTATACCGTTACCACCAGCTTAGAAAAGGTTATGCCCACCTTGGATATTCTCTATATGACCCGTGTACAAAGAGAACGATTTTTCAACGAAGCGGATTATATACGTTTGAAAGATAGCTATATCTTAAATAAAGAAAAGCTGACTACTGCCAAAACCGACCTGTGTATCATGCATCCTCTTCCTCGTGTCAACGAAATTTCCGTAGACGTGGATGATGACCCAAGGGCATGCTATTTTAAGCAGGTTCTCTATGGCAAATTTATCCGTATGGCACTGATTTTAAAGCTTTTGGAGGTGGAATGA
- the pyrE gene encoding orotate phosphoribosyltransferase has protein sequence MKHLIAKDLLSIGAVFLRPEDPFTWASGIKSPIYCDNRLTLTAPEVRDHVEHALAETIRKEYPDCEVLMGTSTAGIAHAAITAHILGLPMGYVRSGAKDHGRNNQIEGKLEKGQKVVVVEDLISTGGSVIEVVNVLREAGAEVLGVVSIFTYGMQKGLDRLKEANVKNISLSDFDAVAEVAAKEGYIKQEDIKKLITFRNNPSDEGWRNVSL, from the coding sequence ATGAAACATTTGATTGCAAAAGACTTATTATCCATTGGTGCCGTATTTCTTCGCCCAGAAGACCCTTTTACCTGGGCAAGCGGTATTAAAAGCCCCATTTATTGTGATAACCGATTAACCTTGACCGCTCCCGAAGTGAGAGACCATGTGGAGCATGCTTTGGCAGAAACCATCCGCAAAGAGTACCCCGATTGCGAAGTTTTGATGGGCACCAGTACTGCAGGCATAGCCCATGCAGCAATCACCGCTCATATTTTAGGTCTCCCTATGGGCTATGTCCGCTCTGGCGCCAAAGATCATGGCCGCAATAACCAGATTGAGGGCAAATTGGAAAAAGGCCAAAAGGTTGTCGTGGTTGAAGATTTGATTTCCACAGGAGGAAGTGTCATTGAGGTTGTCAATGTCCTTCGTGAAGCTGGTGCAGAAGTTCTTGGCGTAGTCAGCATCTTTACCTACGGGATGCAAAAAGGCTTAGACCGTTTGAAAGAAGCCAACGTAAAAAACATTAGCCTGTCGGACTTTGATGCAGTTGCAGAGGTTGCCGCAAAAGAAGGCTATATAAAGCAAGAGGATATAAAAAAATTAATTACCTTCCGTAATAACCCAAGTGATGAAGGCTGGAGGAATGTTTCATTATGA
- a CDS encoding aspartate carbamoyltransferase regulatory subunit, whose protein sequence is MNIDSIRNGIVIDHIKAGQGMEIYQLLNLEALDCSIALIKNASSGKIGKKDIIKIDADFDLNLDVLGYINPDITINVIKDGQRIKKFHPQLPERLTNVIKCKNPRCITSVEQEIDHVFKLTDGENRVYRCIYCESKAKGESM, encoded by the coding sequence ATGAATATTGACTCTATTCGCAACGGAATTGTAATTGATCATATCAAGGCTGGACAAGGCATGGAAATCTATCAACTATTAAACCTTGAAGCCTTAGATTGCTCCATTGCCTTAATCAAAAACGCAAGTAGTGGTAAAATCGGCAAAAAAGACATTATAAAAATAGATGCTGATTTTGACCTAAACTTAGATGTATTGGGATATATTAATCCGGATATCACGATAAACGTTATCAAAGACGGTCAGAGAATCAAAAAATTTCATCCCCAATTGCCCGAAAGATTAACCAACGTCATCAAATGTAAAAACCCCCGTTGTATCACCTCTGTGGAACAGGAAATCGACCATGTTTTTAAGTTGACAGATGGTGAAAACAGGGTATATCGCTGTATTTATTGCGAGTCAAAAGCAAAGGGAGAATCCATGTAA